One Mycolicibacterium pulveris genomic region harbors:
- a CDS encoding decaprenylphospho-beta-D-erythro-pentofuranosid-2-ulose 2-reductase has protein sequence MVIDAVGNPQTILLLGGTSEIGLAICERYLRDAPARIILAELPGHPRIEAAVAQLEAAGAKSVEVLDFDALDTASHPKVVEAAWRGGDIDVAIVAFGLLGDAEELWQNQRKAVQIAGINYTAAVSVGVLLGEKMRAQGFGRIIAMSSAAGERVRRSNFVYGSTKAGLDGFYLGLGEALREYGVQVLVIRPGQVRTRTTIEHWKATGTKEAPFTVDKEDVAELAVTASAKGKELVWAPGVFRYVMMVLRHIPRPIFRKLPI, from the coding sequence ATGGTCATTGATGCCGTGGGGAACCCCCAGACCATCCTGTTGCTCGGCGGCACGTCCGAGATCGGCCTGGCCATCTGCGAGCGTTATCTGCGCGACGCGCCTGCTCGCATCATCCTGGCCGAGCTGCCCGGCCATCCGCGCATCGAGGCCGCCGTCGCACAGCTCGAGGCCGCGGGCGCCAAGTCCGTCGAGGTGCTCGACTTCGACGCCCTCGACACCGCGAGCCATCCGAAGGTGGTCGAGGCGGCGTGGCGCGGCGGTGACATCGACGTCGCGATCGTGGCGTTCGGCCTGCTCGGCGACGCCGAAGAGCTGTGGCAGAACCAGCGCAAGGCCGTGCAGATCGCCGGAATCAACTACACCGCAGCGGTTTCGGTGGGTGTGCTGCTCGGTGAGAAGATGCGCGCGCAGGGCTTCGGCCGCATCATCGCGATGAGTTCGGCGGCCGGGGAACGGGTGCGACGGTCCAACTTCGTGTACGGCTCCACCAAGGCCGGCCTCGACGGGTTCTACCTCGGGCTCGGCGAGGCGTTGCGCGAGTATGGCGTTCAGGTGTTGGTCATCCGGCCCGGCCAGGTGCGCACCCGCACCACCATCGAGCACTGGAAGGCCACCGGCACCAAAGAAGCACCGTTCACCGTCGACAAGGAAGACGTTGCCGAACTGGCGGTCACCGCCTCGGCCAAGGGCAAGGAACTGGTATGGGCACCGGGGGTGTTCAGGTACGTGATGATGGTGTTGCGGCATATCCCGCGCCCCATCTTCCGCAAGCTCCCCATCTGA
- a CDS encoding FAD-binding oxidoreductase — protein sequence MFETTTQRLTGWGRTAPSVAQVLSTPEVEVIARAVATTGQRGVIARGLGRSYGDNAQNGGGLVIDMTALNRIHSIVAETRMVDVDAGVSLDTLMKAALPFGLWVPVLPGTRQVTVGGAIACDIHGKNHHSAGSFGNHVRSIDLLTADGEIRSLTPDGPDSELFWATVGGNGLTGIILRATIEMTPTETAYFIADGDVTANLDETIEFHSDGSEANYTYSSAWFDAISAPPKLGRAAISRGSLARLDQLPAKLQRNPLKFDAPQLLTFPDIFPNGLANKYTFGPIGELWYRKSGTYRGKIQNLTQFYHPLDMLGEWNRAYGRAGFTQYQFVVPTEAVDEFKKIIVDIQRSGNYSFLNVFKLFGPGNQAPLSFPIPGWNVCVDFPVKPGLGEFLTSLDRRVLEFGGRLYTAKDSRTTAETFHAMYPRIDEWIAMRRKVDPNAVFASDMARRLELL from the coding sequence ATGTTCGAGACCACCACGCAGCGCCTGACGGGCTGGGGACGCACCGCTCCGTCGGTGGCCCAGGTGTTGTCGACGCCGGAGGTCGAGGTCATCGCGCGGGCGGTGGCGACGACGGGCCAGCGCGGGGTCATCGCCCGGGGCCTAGGCCGCTCCTACGGCGACAACGCCCAGAACGGCGGCGGCCTGGTGATCGACATGACCGCGCTGAACCGGATCCACTCCATCGTCGCCGAAACCCGCATGGTCGACGTCGACGCGGGCGTGAGTTTGGACACGCTGATGAAGGCGGCGTTGCCGTTCGGGCTGTGGGTGCCGGTGCTGCCGGGCACCAGGCAGGTCACCGTCGGCGGGGCGATCGCCTGCGACATCCACGGCAAGAACCATCACAGCGCCGGAAGCTTCGGCAACCACGTCCGCTCGATCGATCTGTTGACGGCCGACGGTGAGATCCGGTCGCTGACCCCCGACGGCCCGGACAGCGAGCTGTTCTGGGCAACCGTCGGCGGAAACGGCCTGACCGGCATCATCCTGCGCGCCACGATCGAGATGACGCCGACGGAGACCGCGTATTTCATCGCCGACGGCGACGTCACCGCGAACCTGGACGAAACGATCGAGTTCCACAGCGACGGCAGCGAAGCCAACTACACCTACTCCAGCGCCTGGTTCGACGCGATCAGCGCGCCACCCAAGCTCGGCCGCGCCGCGATATCCCGTGGCTCACTGGCCCGGCTGGACCAGCTGCCTGCTAAGCTTCAGCGCAACCCACTGAAATTCGATGCGCCGCAACTACTTACCTTCCCCGACATCTTCCCCAACGGCCTGGCCAACAAGTACACGTTCGGGCCCATCGGGGAGCTGTGGTACCGCAAGTCGGGCACCTACCGCGGCAAGATCCAGAACCTCACGCAGTTCTATCACCCGCTGGACATGCTCGGTGAATGGAACCGCGCATACGGGCGCGCGGGTTTCACCCAGTACCAGTTCGTCGTGCCGACCGAGGCGGTCGACGAGTTCAAGAAGATCATCGTCGACATCCAGCGTTCGGGGAACTATTCGTTCCTCAACGTGTTCAAGCTGTTCGGCCCGGGAAACCAAGCACCGCTGAGCTTCCCGATTCCCGGCTGGAACGTCTGCGTGGACTTTCCGGTCAAGCCGGGGCTGGGCGAGTTCCTGACTAGCCTCGACCGGCGGGTGCTGGAGTTCGGCGGCCGGCTCTACACCGCCAAGGATTCCCGCACGACCGCCGAGACCTTCCACGCCATGTACCCGCGAATCGACGAGTGGATCGCCATGCGCCGCAAGGTCGATCCCAACGCGGTGTTCGCGTCCGACATGGCCCGACGTTTGGAGCTGCTGTAA
- a CDS encoding GtrA family protein: MQPTLTLGTQVWRFIVTGGFSAVVDFGLYVVLLMVGLHVNVAKTIGFIAGTTTAYLINRRWTFQAPPSTARFIAVCVLYTVTYAAQVGINYLLYMAWDDKPWRVPVAFVIAQGTATVINFVVQRAVIFRLR, from the coding sequence ATGCAGCCGACCCTGACGCTGGGCACCCAGGTGTGGCGGTTCATCGTCACCGGTGGTTTCTCGGCGGTCGTCGACTTCGGTCTGTACGTGGTTCTGCTCATGGTCGGGCTGCACGTGAACGTGGCCAAGACCATCGGCTTCATCGCGGGCACGACGACCGCGTACCTGATCAACCGGCGCTGGACGTTTCAGGCGCCGCCCAGCACCGCGCGCTTCATCGCGGTGTGCGTGCTCTACACGGTGACCTACGCCGCACAGGTGGGCATCAACTACCTGCTCTACATGGCGTGGGACGACAAACCGTGGCGGGTGCCGGTCGCGTTCGTCATCGCCCAGGGCACCGCGACGGTGATCAACTTCGTCGTCCAGCGGGCGGTGATCTTCCGGCTGCGCTGA
- a CDS encoding phosphotransferase family protein, with translation MQTRSGAQIVVDGDVVYKLHRPETNPRQLTARLAVAVQSDSVLSPLDAVPEPVGTRWRTRWPRVQTVAPEPDCLPWAAAGRLLARLHRETVPRRQPPHGWPQRLRRMLRHTADVTVRHAAAGLPDVVWRAGSADRPATLVHGDWHLGQLGRRAPGRPWLLLDIDDMGVGDPAWDLARPAGFWAAGLIPDDDWATFLDAYRGADGPAVPQGDPWPVLEPVARAAVICAAAHHPEDELLREACSRMR, from the coding sequence GTGCAGACCCGCTCCGGTGCGCAGATCGTCGTCGACGGTGACGTGGTCTACAAGCTGCACCGGCCGGAAACCAACCCGCGGCAGTTGACCGCGCGGCTGGCCGTCGCCGTGCAGTCGGACTCGGTACTCTCGCCGCTGGACGCCGTGCCCGAGCCCGTCGGCACCCGCTGGCGCACCCGATGGCCCCGCGTGCAAACCGTTGCGCCAGAACCGGATTGCCTCCCGTGGGCGGCGGCCGGTCGGCTGCTGGCGCGGCTGCATCGCGAAACCGTGCCTCGTCGCCAGCCGCCTCACGGATGGCCGCAGCGGCTGCGTCGAATGCTGCGCCACACCGCCGATGTCACCGTGCGCCACGCCGCGGCCGGGCTGCCCGACGTGGTCTGGCGCGCCGGATCGGCCGATCGGCCCGCGACGCTGGTGCACGGCGACTGGCATCTCGGCCAACTCGGCCGTCGCGCGCCCGGCCGGCCGTGGCTGCTGCTCGACATCGACGACATGGGCGTCGGCGACCCCGCGTGGGATCTGGCCCGGCCCGCCGGCTTCTGGGCGGCGGGGCTGATCCCCGACGACGACTGGGCGACGTTTCTGGACGCCTACCGCGGCGCGGACGGGCCCGCGGTGCCACAGGGTGATCCGTGGCCGGTGCTCGAACCGGTCGCACGCGCCGCGGTCATCTGCGCCGCCGCGCATCATCCAGAGGACGAACTGCTGCGCGAGGCGTGCTCGCGGATGCGCTAG
- a CDS encoding TFIIB-type zinc ribbon-containing protein, giving the protein MSIPPYEPPQAPPPASGATTLRCPKCAGMMKTYERNGIHLEQCDTCRGIFLDFGELEALTQLENRFVQAPPPPPPPQPGYGYGPGWGHRGNKYYRRQGFGRLFFSS; this is encoded by the coding sequence ATGAGTATTCCGCCATACGAACCGCCGCAGGCCCCGCCGCCCGCCAGCGGTGCCACCACGCTGCGTTGCCCTAAGTGCGCGGGCATGATGAAGACCTACGAGCGCAACGGCATCCACCTGGAACAATGCGACACCTGTCGCGGCATCTTCCTCGACTTCGGCGAGCTCGAGGCGCTCACTCAGTTGGAGAACCGGTTCGTGCAGGCTCCGCCGCCGCCACCGCCGCCGCAGCCCGGTTACGGCTACGGCCCGGGCTGGGGGCATCGCGGCAACAAGTACTACCGCAGGCAGGGCTTCGGCAGGCTGTTCTTCTCGAGCTAG
- the wzm gene encoding galactan export ABC transporter permease subunit Wzm/RfbD, with protein sequence MTFTDAAAQSKTFGRAWGDLVAGFAKHELWLHLGWQDIKQRYRRSVLGPFWITIATGATAVAMGLLYSKLFKLELSEHLPYVTLGLIIWNMINASILEGAEVFIANEGLIKQLPTPLSVHVYRLVWRQMILFGHNMIIFVIIAIIYPKPWSWTALAVIPAMVLIVANCVWVSLCFGILATRYRDISPLLVSLVQLLFFMTPIIWNESTLQQQGAADYLRIVELNPLLHYLDIVRAPLLGADQELHHWVVVIVLTVIGWILAAFAMRQYRARVAYWV encoded by the coding sequence GTGACGTTCACCGACGCCGCCGCGCAGTCGAAGACTTTCGGCCGCGCATGGGGCGACCTTGTCGCCGGCTTCGCCAAACACGAGTTATGGCTGCACCTGGGCTGGCAGGACATCAAACAGCGGTACCGCCGTTCGGTGCTGGGCCCGTTCTGGATCACGATCGCCACCGGCGCCACCGCGGTGGCCATGGGCCTGTTGTACTCGAAGCTGTTCAAACTCGAACTGTCCGAACATCTTCCGTACGTCACCCTCGGGCTGATCATCTGGAACATGATCAACGCGTCGATCCTCGAGGGCGCGGAGGTGTTCATTGCCAACGAGGGCCTGATCAAACAGCTGCCGACCCCGTTGTCGGTGCACGTCTATCGGCTGGTGTGGCGGCAGATGATTCTGTTCGGCCACAACATGATCATCTTCGTGATCATCGCGATCATCTACCCCAAGCCGTGGTCGTGGACGGCGCTGGCGGTGATTCCGGCGATGGTGCTGATCGTGGCGAACTGCGTGTGGGTTTCGTTGTGCTTCGGCATCCTGGCCACCCGCTACCGCGACATCAGCCCCCTGCTGGTCAGCCTGGTGCAGCTGCTGTTCTTCATGACGCCGATCATCTGGAATGAGTCGACCCTGCAGCAGCAGGGCGCCGCGGACTACCTCAGGATCGTCGAGCTCAACCCGCTGCTGCACTACCTCGACATCGTCCGCGCGCCGCTGCTCGGCGCCGACCAGGAGCTGCACCACTGGGTGGTGGTGATCGTGCTGACGGTGATCGGCTGGATCCTTGCCGCCTTCGCGATGCGCCAATACCGGGCCCGCGTCGCGTACTGGGTATAA
- the glfT1 gene encoding galactofuranosyltransferase GlfT1: MTGTVCAVVVTHRRPDELAKSLETVTAQTRAPDHLIVVDNDNDTRVAELVAGQPVPTTYLGSRRNLGGAGGFALGMLHALALGADWVWLADDDGRPADSEVLGTLLACAARHGLAEVSPMVCDLDDPARLAFPLRRGVAWRRRVEELRTHPGQDLLPGYASLFNGALFAASTLEAVGVPDLRLFVRGDETELHRRLVRSGLPFGTCLDAVYLHPQGGDEFKPILGGRMHTQYPDDAGKRFYTYRNRGYLLSQPGLRRLLFQEWARFGWYFLVSRRDPAGLWEWIRLRRLGRRERFQRP; the protein is encoded by the coding sequence ATGACCGGCACCGTCTGCGCGGTGGTGGTCACGCACCGGCGGCCCGACGAGCTGGCCAAGTCGCTGGAGACGGTGACGGCCCAGACCCGCGCGCCCGACCACCTGATCGTCGTCGACAACGACAACGACACCCGGGTGGCCGAGCTGGTGGCCGGCCAGCCGGTGCCGACGACCTACCTGGGATCGCGTCGAAACCTCGGTGGCGCAGGTGGTTTCGCGTTGGGGATGCTACATGCGCTGGCGCTCGGCGCCGACTGGGTGTGGCTGGCCGACGACGACGGCCGGCCCGCCGACTCCGAGGTGCTGGGCACGCTGCTGGCGTGCGCCGCCAGGCACGGGCTGGCCGAGGTGTCGCCGATGGTGTGCGACCTCGATGACCCTGCGCGCCTGGCCTTTCCGTTGCGCCGCGGCGTGGCGTGGCGACGCCGGGTGGAGGAGTTGCGCACCCACCCCGGCCAGGACCTGCTGCCCGGCTACGCCTCGTTGTTCAACGGTGCGTTGTTCGCCGCGTCGACGCTGGAAGCCGTCGGGGTACCGGATCTGCGGTTGTTCGTCCGCGGCGACGAAACCGAACTGCACCGCAGGCTGGTCCGTTCCGGCCTGCCGTTCGGCACCTGCCTTGACGCGGTGTATTTGCATCCGCAGGGCGGTGACGAGTTCAAACCCATCCTCGGAGGCCGGATGCACACCCAGTATCCCGACGATGCGGGCAAACGGTTCTACACCTACCGGAACCGCGGTTATCTGCTGTCGCAGCCTGGGCTTCGCCGCCTGCTGTTCCAGGAGTGGGCCCGGTTCGGCTGGTACTTTTTGGTGTCGCGACGCGATCCGGCGGGGCTGTGGGAGTGGATTCGGTTGCGGCGCTTGGGCCGTAGGGAAAGGTTCCAGAGACCGTGA
- the wzt gene encoding galactan export ABC transporter ATP-binding subunit Wzt/RfbE: MVPRIETRNAWVEFPIFDAKSRSLKKTFLGKAGGAIGRNDSNVVVIEALRDITMSLELGDRVGLVGHNGAGKSTLLRLLSGIYEPTRGIARVSGRVAPVFDLGVGMDPEISGFENIIIRGLFLGQTRKQMLAKVDEIAEFTELGDYLSMPLRTYSTGMRVRLAMGVVTSIDPEILLLDEGIGAVDAEFLKKAQTRLADLVARSGILVFASHSNEFLARLCSTAMWIDHGSIKMTGGIEDVVRAYEGEDAARHVREVLEETRQG, translated from the coding sequence TTGGTCCCGCGTATCGAGACCCGCAATGCGTGGGTGGAGTTTCCCATCTTCGACGCCAAGTCGCGCTCGCTGAAGAAGACGTTTCTCGGCAAGGCGGGCGGCGCGATCGGGCGCAACGACTCCAATGTCGTCGTCATCGAGGCGCTGCGCGACATCACGATGTCGCTGGAACTGGGTGACCGCGTCGGGTTGGTGGGACACAACGGCGCGGGCAAGTCGACGCTGCTGCGGCTGCTGTCGGGAATCTATGAACCCACCCGCGGTATCGCGAGGGTGAGCGGCCGGGTGGCCCCGGTGTTCGACCTCGGCGTCGGGATGGACCCGGAGATCTCGGGGTTCGAGAACATCATCATCCGCGGTTTGTTCCTAGGGCAGACCCGCAAGCAGATGCTGGCCAAGGTCGACGAGATCGCCGAGTTCACCGAGTTGGGCGATTACCTGTCCATGCCGTTGCGGACCTATTCCACCGGTATGCGGGTGCGGCTGGCGATGGGCGTGGTGACCAGCATCGACCCCGAGATCCTGCTGCTCGACGAAGGCATCGGCGCGGTGGACGCCGAGTTCTTGAAGAAGGCCCAGACACGGCTGGCGGACCTCGTCGCCCGCTCCGGCATCCTGGTTTTCGCCAGCCACTCCAACGAGTTTCTGGCCCGGCTGTGCAGCACCGCGATGTGGATCGACCACGGCAGCATCAAGATGACGGGCGGCATCGAGGATGTGGTGCGCGCCTACGAGGGCGAGGACGCCGCCCGGCATGTACGCGAAGTGCTCGAAGAGACGCGCCAAGGATGA
- a CDS encoding bacterial proteasome activator family protein — MTTSSDDDNIEIIRRESEGEEQESDGKPLADLVEQPAKVMRIGTMIKQLLEEVRAAPLDEASRNRLREIHRTSIIELEDGLAPELREELERLTLPFTDEAVPSDAELRVAQAQLVGWLEGLFHGIQTALFAQQMAARHQLEQMRQGALPPGVAGPAGPRGGHGTGQYL, encoded by the coding sequence ATGACCACCAGTAGCGACGACGACAACATCGAAATCATCCGCCGCGAGTCCGAGGGTGAAGAGCAGGAGTCCGACGGCAAACCGCTGGCCGACCTCGTCGAGCAGCCGGCGAAGGTGATGCGGATCGGCACCATGATCAAGCAGCTGCTCGAAGAGGTGCGGGCCGCTCCGCTGGACGAGGCCAGCCGCAACCGGCTGCGCGAGATTCACCGGACCAGCATCATCGAGCTCGAGGACGGCCTGGCGCCGGAGCTGCGGGAAGAGCTCGAGCGGCTGACGCTGCCGTTCACCGATGAGGCGGTGCCCTCCGACGCCGAGCTGCGGGTCGCGCAGGCGCAGCTGGTCGGCTGGCTGGAGGGCTTGTTCCACGGCATTCAGACCGCGCTGTTCGCCCAGCAGATGGCGGCGCGTCACCAGCTCGAGCAGATGCGTCAGGGCGCGCTGCCACCCGGAGTGGCCGGCCCGGCTGGACCGCGCGGCGGGCACGGCACCGGGCAGTACCTATAG
- a CDS encoding cysteine desulfurase-like protein, which translates to MAYDVARVRGLHPSLGDGWVHLNAQHGMLLPDTVGRAVSTAFRGSMPTPLGPHPAAQRSAAVLNAARQAVADLVNADPRGVVLGPDRAVLMTSLADASSSRVGLGYEIVVTRLDDEANIAPWLRAANRYGAKAKWAEVDIETGELPSWQWESLITRPTRLVAITSASSTLGTVTDLRAVTKLAHDLDALVVVDHSAAAPYRLIDIDEIDADVVAVNAVAWGGPPIGALVFRDPSMIDSFHPVSLNPYATGPARLEIGTHQFGLLAGVVASIDYLATLDESASGTRHERLAVSMQSAALYMDRLFDYLLASLRSLSAVMVIGRPEVRIPVLSFVVNDVPAEKVVQRLADNGILAIANASSRVLDVIGVNDIGGAVTIGLAHYTTMAEVDQLVRALASLG; encoded by the coding sequence ATGGCATACGACGTCGCCCGGGTGCGGGGCCTGCATCCGTCCCTGGGCGACGGGTGGGTGCACCTCAACGCCCAACACGGCATGCTGCTGCCCGACACCGTGGGCCGAGCCGTATCCACCGCTTTTCGCGGCTCGATGCCGACGCCGCTGGGCCCGCACCCGGCCGCTCAGCGCAGCGCCGCGGTGCTCAACGCGGCGCGCCAGGCGGTGGCGGACCTCGTCAACGCCGATCCCCGCGGGGTGGTGCTGGGTCCTGATCGCGCGGTGCTGATGACATCGCTGGCCGACGCGTCGTCGTCGCGCGTCGGGCTGGGCTACGAGATCGTGGTGACCCGCCTGGACGACGAGGCCAACATCGCGCCGTGGCTGCGCGCAGCGAACCGCTACGGAGCCAAGGCCAAGTGGGCCGAGGTCGACATCGAGACCGGGGAACTGCCGAGCTGGCAGTGGGAGAGCCTGATCACCCGCCCGACTCGGCTGGTCGCGATCACCTCCGCGTCCTCGACGCTGGGCACGGTGACCGATCTGCGGGCGGTGACCAAGCTCGCCCACGATCTCGACGCGCTCGTGGTTGTCGACCACTCGGCCGCCGCGCCGTACCGGCTGATCGACATCGACGAGATCGACGCCGACGTGGTGGCGGTCAACGCGGTCGCGTGGGGCGGGCCACCGATCGGCGCCTTGGTGTTCCGCGACCCGTCGATGATCGACTCGTTCCATCCGGTGTCGTTGAACCCCTACGCCACCGGGCCGGCGCGGCTCGAGATCGGCACCCACCAGTTCGGCCTGCTCGCCGGCGTCGTCGCCAGCATCGACTATCTCGCCACCCTCGACGAGTCGGCGAGCGGTACCCGCCACGAAAGACTCGCTGTGTCAATGCAATCCGCCGCACTGTACATGGACCGGCTGTTCGACTACCTGCTGGCGTCGCTGCGGTCGCTGTCGGCGGTCATGGTCATCGGCCGCCCTGAGGTCCGGATCCCAGTGCTCAGTTTCGTGGTCAACGACGTGCCCGCCGAGAAGGTGGTGCAACGACTGGCCGACAACGGCATCCTGGCCATCGCCAATGCCAGCTCCCGGGTGCTGGATGTCATCGGGGTCAACGACATCGGTGGTGCGGTCACCATCGGGCTGGCGCACTACACCACGATGGCCGAAGTCGACCAGCTGGTGCGGGCGCTGGCCTCCCTAGGCTGA
- a CDS encoding NAD(P)H-quinone oxidoreductase encodes MHAVLAGAEGGLTWQEIPDIQAGEGQVLVKVDTAGVNRADLLQAAGKYPPPPGASEILGLEVSGTITAVGAGVTEWSVGQQVCALLAGGGYAEFVAVPAGQVMPVPAGVSLHHAAALPEVACTVWSNLVMTAGLQSGQLVLVHGGGSGIGTHAIQVCRALGCRVAVTAGSRNKLDLCAELGAEITINYRDEDFVERIRADSDGADVILDIMGAAYLGRNVDALAPDGRLVIIGLQGGAKGELNIGKLLAKRGGVFATALRARPVSGRGGKSEIVAEVVENVWPMVESGQVRPIIGAEFPIQQAGAAHEMLASGDVAGKILLRVDGGSA; translated from the coding sequence ATGCATGCTGTCTTGGCCGGGGCCGAAGGTGGACTGACCTGGCAAGAAATACCCGACATTCAGGCTGGTGAGGGCCAGGTCCTGGTGAAGGTCGACACCGCCGGGGTAAACCGCGCCGACCTTCTACAGGCCGCCGGTAAGTATCCGCCCCCGCCGGGTGCCAGCGAGATCCTCGGCCTCGAAGTCTCCGGAACGATCACCGCAGTCGGCGCCGGCGTCACCGAATGGTCGGTCGGACAACAGGTCTGCGCTTTGCTGGCAGGAGGCGGGTACGCGGAGTTCGTCGCGGTGCCCGCCGGGCAGGTCATGCCGGTTCCCGCCGGGGTGAGCCTGCACCACGCCGCCGCGCTGCCCGAAGTCGCCTGCACGGTGTGGTCCAACCTGGTGATGACGGCCGGTCTGCAGTCTGGCCAGCTGGTGCTCGTGCACGGCGGCGGCAGCGGGATCGGTACCCACGCCATCCAGGTGTGCCGCGCGCTCGGCTGCCGGGTCGCGGTCACGGCGGGCTCGCGCAACAAATTGGACCTCTGTGCCGAACTGGGCGCCGAGATCACCATCAACTACCGCGACGAGGATTTCGTGGAGCGGATCCGCGCCGACTCCGACGGCGCCGACGTGATCCTCGACATCATGGGCGCGGCCTACCTCGGCCGCAACGTCGACGCGCTCGCGCCTGACGGCCGGCTGGTGATCATCGGGCTGCAGGGCGGCGCCAAGGGCGAGCTGAACATCGGCAAGCTGCTGGCCAAACGCGGCGGCGTGTTCGCCACCGCGCTGCGGGCCCGCCCCGTCAGCGGCCGGGGCGGCAAGAGCGAGATCGTCGCCGAAGTGGTCGAAAACGTCTGGCCGATGGTCGAAAGCGGGCAGGTGCGCCCGATAATCGGCGCCGAGTTCCCGATTCAGCAGGCCGGCGCCGCGCACGAGATGCTGGCATCCGGGGATGTCGCGGGCAAGATCCTGCTGCGCGTCGACGGCGGATCAGCCTAG
- a CDS encoding MarR family winged helix-turn-helix transcriptional regulator: MEGIIAGRTASDMPGLDIAEQRSWQNFLDSALRLYATLNRSLVDAHHLTLNDVRLLDILDKSATGSARMGDLAENLMSLPSRVTRQIRRLELQGLVRRGASPDDGRGVLATITDEGRAAVREALKTYGDGVRAHFLGRLTRPQVAAMGENCRRISVALKAGSSVKLGRV; encoded by the coding sequence ATGGAGGGGATCATCGCTGGACGTACGGCCAGCGACATGCCGGGCCTGGACATCGCCGAACAGCGGTCCTGGCAAAATTTTCTCGATTCGGCGCTGAGGTTGTACGCAACCCTGAACCGGTCACTGGTCGACGCGCACCATCTGACGCTGAACGACGTGCGGTTGCTCGACATCCTGGACAAATCCGCGACCGGATCGGCCCGGATGGGGGATCTGGCGGAGAACCTGATGTCGCTTCCGAGCCGGGTGACCCGGCAGATCCGGCGTTTGGAGTTGCAGGGTCTGGTGCGCCGCGGCGCCAGCCCGGACGACGGCCGCGGGGTGCTGGCCACCATCACCGACGAAGGTCGCGCGGCTGTGCGGGAGGCGCTGAAAACCTACGGCGACGGCGTCCGCGCGCATTTCCTCGGCAGGCTGACCCGACCGCAGGTCGCGGCGATGGGGGAGAACTGCCGGCGCATCAGCGTGGCACTCAAGGCCGGGTCGTCGGTCAAGCTCGGCCGGGTGTAG
- a CDS encoding crotonase/enoyl-CoA hydratase family protein, which produces MGQTYESLTVDIKDHVATVTLIGPGKGNAMGPAFWAEMPEVFGKLDADRDVRAIVLTGSGKNFSYGLDVPAMGGTMAGVMTEGALARARADFHATVLRMQGSINAVADCRTPTIASVHGWCIGGGVDLISAVDIRYASADAKFSVREIKLAMVADVGSLARLPFILNDGHLRELALTGKDIDAARAERIGLVNDVYEDAEATLAAAHATAAEIAANPPLTAAGIKDVLDQQRYARVTESLRYVAAWNAAFLPSKDLSEGISATFEKRPPKFTGE; this is translated from the coding sequence ATGGGCCAGACATATGAATCCCTCACTGTCGACATCAAGGATCACGTCGCGACGGTGACGCTGATCGGTCCCGGCAAGGGCAACGCCATGGGGCCGGCGTTCTGGGCGGAGATGCCGGAGGTGTTCGGCAAGCTCGACGCCGACCGTGACGTGCGGGCGATCGTGCTGACCGGGTCGGGCAAGAACTTCAGCTACGGGCTCGACGTGCCCGCCATGGGCGGCACGATGGCCGGGGTGATGACCGAAGGCGCACTGGCCCGGGCCCGAGCGGACTTTCACGCCACGGTGCTGCGGATGCAGGGCTCGATCAACGCGGTCGCGGACTGCCGCACCCCGACGATCGCCTCCGTGCACGGCTGGTGCATCGGCGGGGGCGTGGACCTGATCTCGGCCGTCGACATCCGCTACGCCAGCGCGGACGCGAAGTTCTCGGTGCGGGAGATCAAGCTGGCGATGGTCGCCGACGTGGGCAGCCTGGCCCGGCTGCCGTTCATTCTCAACGACGGCCACCTGCGCGAATTGGCGTTGACGGGCAAGGACATCGATGCCGCTCGGGCCGAGAGGATCGGCTTGGTCAACGACGTTTACGAGGACGCGGAGGCGACGCTGGCGGCCGCGCATGCGACCGCGGCCGAGATCGCCGCCAACCCGCCGCTGACAGCGGCCGGGATCAAGGACGTGCTCGATCAGCAGCGCTACGCCCGCGTCACGGAAAGCCTGCGCTACGTGGCGGCCTGGAACGCCGCCTTCCTGCCGTCGAAGGACCTCTCCGAGGGCATCAGCGCGACGTTCGAGAAGCGCCCGCCGAAGTTCACGGGGGAATAG